From the Palaemon carinicauda isolate YSFRI2023 chromosome 4, ASM3689809v2, whole genome shotgun sequence genome, the window TTCTGTGCAGTGTTTGAAAAGTGCATAAACATGGGGAGAAGAATTAGCTATGTTGCTTTGAATAACGAAGTCGAATGGCGAGATGACCAAATAAACACAGGTGAACCGAGTTCCAATGAAATACAGGAGTACAATATCGTAACAGGCGCTTTCATTCCCGAGCAAGTAATTTCTGAGGTGAACAATGGAAATTCTAATCGCCCGAATACAAGAAACTCATCTCAATTTCGGCGTGAAAGAGACTCCCAGGTAAGTTCGAGCATTTCAACATTCATATAAGCAATTATGGCGCTAATAATTATTGCTAAAGTGACCGAGAAAACCCTTGAATAAGTCCACATTCATTCAAAACATCATCTtcaaatgaaggatacaaagttaaTGTCGCATGTCTCCATATTTCGCAGGTCAGGCCCAGGTCCCGGTCAGGTCATTGATGTAATACACTCTATAAACATTTTCTGCTGGGCCGTCATTGCTTCGATCAAGACCTCGGAGAAGCATGAGGATGATTCCATCAAGACCTCGGAGAAGCATGAGGATGATTCCATCAAGACCTTGGAGAAGCATGAGGATGATTCCATCAAGACCTCGGAGAAGCATGAGGATGATTCCATCAAGACCTCGGAGAAGCATGAGGATGATTCCATCAAGACCTCGGAGAAGCATGAGGATGATTCCATCAAGACTTTGGAGAAGCATGAGGATGATTCCATCAAGACCTCGGAGAAGCATGAGGATGATTCCATCAAGACCTTGGAGAAGCATGAGGATGATTCCATCAAGACCTCGGAGAAGCATGAGGATGATTCCATCAAGACCTCGGAGAAGCATGAGGATGATTCCATCAAGACCTCGGAGAAGCATGAGGATGATTCCATCAAGACCTCGGAGAAGCATGAGGATGATTCTATCAAGACCTTGGAGAAGCAAGAGGATGATTCCATCAAGACCTCGGAGAAGCATGAGGATGATTCCATCAAGACCTTGGAGAAGCATGAGGATGATTCCATCAAGACCTCGGAGAAGCATGAGGATGATTCCATCAAGACCTCGGAGAAGCATGAGGATTGTAAGAAGAAACCTAAGAGACGCTGTGGAAGTGATGTGATGGTCCTTCTGAAACCCAAATTGTGCGTGACTTCAAAGTCATCTAAGAATCTAAGGCATTTTGAAAGTTCCCTTCAAAGTGTTACATTAAATATACGATTGATGTATTGCCAGGTTTCATTAAGATCAGTGTTGTGTAGAATCGAGATGTTCCCCGACCCATAATGATGAAGATTTTTCTCGGAACTGAAATTAACCCAGGATGATTTTCGACCTCttagcagccccccccccccccccccccccccccccgtctaatCACGATACAATGCCTTTGGAGTGACACGCATTACAGGCCAGACCACGCGGTCTGTTCAACATAGaatcatttgctgcaaatttgaacttttgaagttctactgattcaacttatgattttttgttc encodes:
- the LOC137639779 gene encoding protein starmaker-like codes for the protein MEILIARIQETHLNFGVKETPRSGPGPGQVIDVIHSINIFCWAVIASIKTSEKHEDDSIKTSEKHEDDSIKTLEKHEDDSIKTSEKHEDDSIKTSEKHEDDSIKTSEKHEDDSIKTLEKHEDDSIKTSEKHEDDSIKTLEKHEDDSIKTSEKHEDDSIKTSEKHEDDSIKTSEKHEDDSIKTSEKHEDDSIKTLEKQEDDSIKTSEKHEDDSIKTLEKHEDDSIKTSEKHEDDSIKTSEKHEDCKKKPKRRCGSDVMVLLKPKLCVTSKSSKNLRHFESSLQSVTLNIRLMYCQVSLRSVLCRIEMFPDP